Proteins found in one Methanospirillum hungatei JF-1 genomic segment:
- a CDS encoding histone deacetylase family protein encodes METGIIYTPLFQNHENYPECPDRVKVTAQYLIKNDIKMFTEPRVFDESWIQQVHTPEYINNIITTGSVDYSDIHYEHALKSAFGCLTAGEMLIQDEAQNAFVLNRPPGHHTYADRGGGFCYLNNAAILARYLQMHGMEKIMIIDWDAHHGNGTESIFYDDPSVLYTSIHQSPLYPGTGEIQDTGVGQGEGYTINIPVPPGTGHNSYMKIFSEIILPAGKQFHPDAVVISAGQDSHKKDPLSSLCLCSGSYYTMTRQILTSITPNVIGVLEGGYNLASLPVSVHAIVTALQKKEYTGGIEKVNEPDGIMQIIKSVKSTHPNWW; translated from the coding sequence ATGGAAACGGGAATTATTTACACACCACTCTTTCAAAACCATGAAAACTATCCGGAATGTCCGGACAGAGTGAAGGTTACTGCGCAGTATCTGATAAAAAACGACATAAAAATGTTTACTGAACCACGGGTATTTGATGAATCGTGGATCCAACAGGTCCATACCCCGGAATATATCAACAATATCATCACAACCGGTTCTGTTGATTATTCGGATATTCATTACGAACATGCCTTAAAATCCGCATTTGGTTGTTTAACCGCCGGTGAGATGCTTATTCAGGATGAAGCTCAGAATGCATTCGTCCTCAATCGTCCTCCCGGACACCATACGTATGCCGACCGGGGTGGAGGATTTTGCTACCTGAACAATGCAGCAATTCTGGCCAGATACCTGCAGATGCATGGGATGGAAAAAATCATGATTATTGACTGGGATGCACATCATGGCAATGGGACCGAATCGATATTTTACGATGATCCTTCCGTACTCTATACATCCATCCATCAGTCTCCTCTCTATCCCGGCACAGGAGAAATTCAGGATACAGGAGTTGGACAGGGAGAGGGATACACCATCAATATACCGGTCCCTCCAGGTACCGGACACAATTCGTATATGAAAATTTTTTCCGAGATCATCCTGCCGGCAGGAAAACAATTTCATCCAGATGCTGTTGTCATATCAGCCGGACAGGATAGTCATAAAAAAGACCCTCTCTCTTCTCTCTGTCTCTGTTCTGGAAGTTACTATACCATGACAAGACAGATTCTTACTTCTATCACACCTAATGTCATCGGAGTCCTTGAAGGTGGATATAATCTTGCATCACTTCCAGTATCTGTCCATGCCATCGTGACTGCATTACAAAAAAAGGAATACACCGGAGGGATTGAAAAAGTCAATGAACCCGATGGAATCATGCAGATAATTAAATCAGTAAAAAGCACCCACCCAAACTGGTGGTGA
- a CDS encoding tetratricopeptide repeat protein, translating to MNRGQECVARERSELHATLNYCRRKKMENIPNQEGQCWIDYLLTRITDLIKIQEYERALPIAEQALLMLPDNPDLIYLASTIYQNLNKFVKQLRLLERLRDIRPFDQDRRSALGRSLMFQGYYYSALSVMSHFDMMSNELAGYNKVFMHYCKACIGDTQSVIEYCDCCFEDYQDEPDAASFLAIIRALKVMSLIQNQENEAANSLACSIDEEFDKTLFVAYAKGIAARENNNLAAAERFLRLACTSNQRDMRARKELADLLSVLGHHDAAANIRKEITGFFGPFDDHENPLYRAKEFIKSGNFDEAERYLLWVHEQQPDRNDLILPMISLCNFTDRYDSVISYADSLETTPYAWKSGYLKASAYYSAGDAMGAIRCLIAAIARDRIFSLITILNMRIEGYFRDPDIFDPDGMALMIFCTDGYDSAIPLFEMLVDTNPDILEYRAFLVYCYILEDKNTDAAICSERLSMSDDPDLCMVRALALRAAGCLDEAKQVTEKTRKRYPDYLPALNMYVRILVDLDLYRSAYFELLSYQDVLLSEAPLMEVFIRCLIHSGDFLEAATSAFRLIMANPDRPLEFFFLAQTFMHDGYTDAALYAIRESFRFSGFNSKTLRLYVKLLLQAASPQEASIFFSECDDYFPEQS from the coding sequence ATGAATAGGGGACAGGAATGTGTGGCACGTGAACGCTCTGAATTACATGCTACCCTGAATTATTGCCGGAGGAAAAAGATGGAAAATATCCCGAATCAGGAAGGACAATGCTGGATTGATTATCTGCTTACCCGGATAACTGATCTTATCAAAATTCAAGAGTATGAACGTGCTCTCCCTATAGCAGAGCAGGCTCTTTTAATGCTGCCTGACAATCCAGATCTCATCTATCTGGCTTCAACCATCTATCAAAATCTTAATAAATTCGTAAAGCAGCTTCGTTTACTTGAAAGATTACGCGATATCAGACCTTTTGACCAGGATAGACGATCAGCTCTTGGCAGAAGTCTCATGTTCCAGGGGTATTATTATTCTGCTCTTTCAGTGATGAGTCATTTTGACATGATGTCAAACGAACTGGCAGGGTATAACAAGGTATTCATGCATTATTGCAAGGCATGTATTGGGGATACACAATCAGTTATCGAGTACTGTGACTGTTGTTTTGAAGATTATCAGGATGAGCCCGATGCAGCCAGCTTTCTTGCGATCATTCGTGCCCTGAAAGTTATGTCTCTTATTCAGAATCAGGAGAATGAAGCTGCTAATAGTCTTGCTTGTTCGATCGATGAGGAATTTGACAAGACGCTATTTGTGGCTTATGCCAAAGGAATTGCAGCCAGAGAAAATAATAATCTTGCTGCGGCTGAAAGGTTCCTCCGGCTTGCATGCACGAGCAATCAACGAGATATGCGGGCGAGGAAAGAACTGGCTGATCTTCTTTCCGTGCTTGGACACCATGATGCAGCAGCTAATATTCGAAAGGAGATAACCGGTTTTTTTGGTCCTTTTGATGATCATGAAAATCCACTATACAGAGCAAAAGAATTCATAAAATCAGGAAATTTTGATGAAGCTGAGAGATATCTCTTATGGGTTCATGAGCAGCAACCTGATCGGAATGACCTCATTCTTCCCATGATATCATTGTGCAATTTCACCGACCGGTATGATTCAGTTATTTCATATGCTGATTCTCTTGAAACAACTCCATACGCCTGGAAATCAGGATATCTGAAGGCATCTGCATATTATTCTGCTGGTGATGCCATGGGAGCAATCCGGTGCCTTATAGCCGCCATAGCCCGGGATCGAATATTTTCGCTCATTACTATACTGAATATGAGGATTGAAGGCTATTTCAGAGATCCGGATATTTTTGATCCTGACGGAATGGCTTTGATGATATTTTGCACTGATGGATATGATTCGGCTATTCCTCTCTTTGAAATGTTAGTCGATACAAATCCGGATATTTTAGAATACCGTGCATTCCTGGTATATTGCTACATTCTGGAAGATAAAAATACAGATGCTGCTATCTGTTCAGAACGATTATCTATGTCAGATGATCCGGATCTGTGTATGGTCCGGGCCCTTGCCCTCAGAGCGGCTGGTTGTCTGGATGAGGCTAAACAGGTGACGGAGAAGACCAGAAAGAGGTATCCGGATTATCTACCTGCCCTGAATATGTATGTCCGTATTTTGGTTGATCTGGATCTGTATAGATCCGCATATTTCGAACTTCTCTCGTATCAGGATGTTCTTCTGTCAGAAGCCCCTCTCATGGAGGTTTTCATCCGGTGCCTTATTCATTCTGGAGATTTCCTTGAAGCTGCTACTTCAGCCTTTCGTCTCATCATGGCCAATCCTGACAGGCCTTTGGAATTTTTCTTTCTGGCACAGACCTTTATGCATGATGGCTATACTGATGCTGCATTGTATGCTATTCGTGAGAGTTTTCGATTTAGCGGGTTTAATTCAAAGACATTGCGGCTGTATGTCAAGCTTCTGCTTCAGGCAGCATCTCCTCAGGAAGCCTCGATTTTTTTCTCTGAATGTGATGATTATTTCCCCGAACAGTCCTGA
- a CDS encoding tetratricopeptide repeat protein produces the protein MIISPNSPEVRYLKNAAALLSGENSSDESVEERVVRIFQTENGIFRGYIGEYRNAVGMLTEEIKKNPADYSLRVALARVLFELRQDREGFHQLSMAIENGEEDNETLELMNAALNALSLNCFIDEYKRISQGDVVRFAKLVYEQAVRQNRFGVRRQAIDVCRFLTGLSSSDPAVLSIKADACRILGDLEEDPERYEQGIALYNELLSDDPDNARYLAYKGLLLDNLSRYEEAEDVLVRALELNPDSGVANSALCWCLAAIGRYQEALLYGNKATIQIPDDWGAWNNRGLAKLGLEDFEGAVSDFKQAIRCHPGELIPRNNLCEALLSLDDADAQDAFVDLLFRFGYMAFPVKEVEESWSVPGLNRDHRTITGYMDGYW, from the coding sequence ATGATTATTTCCCCGAACAGTCCTGAAGTCCGGTATCTGAAGAACGCAGCTGCACTTCTCTCGGGTGAGAATTCTTCTGACGAATCTGTTGAAGAACGTGTGGTCCGGATATTTCAGACTGAAAACGGAATTTTTCGCGGTTATATTGGTGAATATAGAAATGCAGTCGGAATGCTCACAGAAGAGATAAAGAAGAATCCTGCTGATTATTCGCTTCGTGTTGCGTTAGCACGGGTCCTATTTGAACTCAGGCAGGACAGAGAAGGATTTCATCAGTTATCAATGGCGATAGAGAACGGAGAGGAAGACAATGAAACTCTGGAATTGATGAATGCAGCATTGAATGCACTCAGTCTAAACTGTTTCATTGATGAGTATAAGCGGATATCTCAGGGTGATGTGGTAAGGTTTGCTAAACTGGTGTATGAGCAGGCTGTCCGCCAGAACAGGTTCGGAGTTAGGAGACAGGCGATTGACGTCTGCAGGTTCCTGACAGGTCTTTCATCATCAGATCCAGCAGTTCTGAGTATCAAGGCCGATGCATGTCGTATACTCGGAGATCTTGAGGAGGATCCGGAGAGGTATGAACAGGGGATAGCACTATACAATGAGCTGCTTTCAGATGATCCTGATAATGCCCGGTACCTGGCATATAAAGGGCTTCTTTTAGATAATCTTTCCAGGTATGAGGAAGCTGAGGATGTTCTCGTCCGTGCTCTGGAGCTTAATCCCGATTCGGGTGTTGCAAATTCAGCTCTGTGTTGGTGTCTGGCAGCTATCGGACGATACCAGGAAGCGTTATTGTATGGCAACAAAGCCACGATTCAAATCCCTGATGATTGGGGAGCCTGGAACAATCGGGGACTTGCTAAACTAGGACTTGAAGATTTTGAAGGGGCGGTATCAGATTTCAAACAGGCAATCAGGTGTCATCCGGGAGAGCTAATCCCGAGGAATAATCTCTGTGAGGCTCTCCTCTCTCTTGATGATGCTGATGCCCAGGATGCTTTTGTGGATCTTTTGTTCAGATTCGGGTACATGGCATTTCCTGTTAAAGAGGTGGAGGAGTCATGGAGTGTTCCGGGTTTGAACCGGGATCACAGAACCATTACCGGCTATATGGATGGGTATTGGTGA